The following coding sequences lie in one Vespula pensylvanica isolate Volc-1 chromosome 7, ASM1446617v1, whole genome shotgun sequence genomic window:
- the LOC122630456 gene encoding replication factor C subunit 5 isoform X2, giving the protein MASDNETTTNLPWVEKYRPKKLEELISHEEILKTIKKFIDENQLPHLLLYGPPGTGKTSTILACAKKLYKPAQFNSMVLEMNASDDRGIGIVRGQILNFASTGTMYRSGFKLIILDEADAMTNDAQNALRRIIEKYTENVRFCIICNYLGKIIPALQSRCTKFRFGPLQSEQILPRLNEVIEQENLKVTDDGKQALMTLCGGDMRKVLNILQSTWLAFGSVTEETVYSCVGHPLPVDIRNITNWLLNESYELSYCNLKIKKGLALQDILTELHLFVHKIEFPDYILINLVIKMAEIEKRIAVGCSEAVQLNALVAAFHQAREIDL; this is encoded by the exons ATGGCTTCTGATAATGAAACGACTACGAATTTACCATG ggtTGAGAAATACCGACCTAAAAAGTTGGAAGAACTTATCTCTcatgaagaaatattaaaaacaa ttaaaaaattcattgatgAGAATCAACTTCCTCATCTTCTACTTTATGGACCACCAGGTACAGGAAAAACGAGTACTATTTTAGCTTGTGCAAAGAAACTTTACAAACCTGCTCAATTTAATTCTATG GTATTAGAAATGAATGCATCTGATGATAGAGGAATAGGTATAGTCAGAGGCCAAATTTTAAATTTTGCGAGTACGGGTACCATGTATAGATCTGGATTTAAATTGATTATTCTCGACGAAGCAGATGCAATGACAAACGACGCTCAAAATGCTCTTAGAAGAA ttaTTGAGAAGTATACAGAAAATGTAcgtttttgtattatatgtaattatcttGGTAAAATTATACCAGCTCTTCAGTCAAGATGTACTAAATTTAGATTTGGCCCTTTACAATCAGAACAAATCTTACCAAGACTAAATGAAGTTATAGAACaggaaaa TTTAAAAGTAACAGATGATGGGAAACAAGCACTAATGACATTGTGTGGTGGAGATATGAggaaagtattaaatatacttCAGAGTACTTGGTTAGCTTTTGGATCAGTTACAGAGGAAACAGTATATTCTTGTGTTGGACATCCTCTTCCAGttgatataagaaatattacaaactGGTTGTTAAATGAATCTTATGAACTATCCTATTGTA AtctaaaaattaagaaaggaCTCGCGTTGCAAGATATTCTGACTGAATTGCATCTATTTGTACAtaaaa ttgAATTCCCAGATTACATACTCATAAATTTGGTGATAAAAATGGCcgaaatcgaaaaaaggaTAGCAGTCGGATGTAGCGAGGCAGTACAATTAAATGCTCTTGTGGCGGCTTTTCACCAAGCACGAGAGATAGATCTTTGA
- the LOC122630456 gene encoding replication factor C subunit 5 isoform X4 encodes MASDNETTTNLPWVEKYRPKKLEELISHEEILKTIKKFIDENQLPHLLLYGPPGTGKTSTILACAKKLYKPAQFNSMVLEMNASDDRGIGIVRGQILNFASTGTMYRSGFKLIILDEADAMTNDAQNALRRIIEKYTENVRFCIICNYLGKIIPALQSRCTKFRFGPLQSEQILPRLNEVIEQENLKVTDDGKQALMTLCGGDMRKVLNILQSTWLAFGSVTEETVYSCVGHPLPVDIRNITNWLLNESYELSYCNLKIKKGLALQDILTELHLFVHKNYILINLVIKMAEIEKRIAVGCSEAVQLNALVAAFHQAREIDL; translated from the exons ATGGCTTCTGATAATGAAACGACTACGAATTTACCATG ggtTGAGAAATACCGACCTAAAAAGTTGGAAGAACTTATCTCTcatgaagaaatattaaaaacaa ttaaaaaattcattgatgAGAATCAACTTCCTCATCTTCTACTTTATGGACCACCAGGTACAGGAAAAACGAGTACTATTTTAGCTTGTGCAAAGAAACTTTACAAACCTGCTCAATTTAATTCTATG GTATTAGAAATGAATGCATCTGATGATAGAGGAATAGGTATAGTCAGAGGCCAAATTTTAAATTTTGCGAGTACGGGTACCATGTATAGATCTGGATTTAAATTGATTATTCTCGACGAAGCAGATGCAATGACAAACGACGCTCAAAATGCTCTTAGAAGAA ttaTTGAGAAGTATACAGAAAATGTAcgtttttgtattatatgtaattatcttGGTAAAATTATACCAGCTCTTCAGTCAAGATGTACTAAATTTAGATTTGGCCCTTTACAATCAGAACAAATCTTACCAAGACTAAATGAAGTTATAGAACaggaaaa TTTAAAAGTAACAGATGATGGGAAACAAGCACTAATGACATTGTGTGGTGGAGATATGAggaaagtattaaatatacttCAGAGTACTTGGTTAGCTTTTGGATCAGTTACAGAGGAAACAGTATATTCTTGTGTTGGACATCCTCTTCCAGttgatataagaaatattacaaactGGTTGTTAAATGAATCTTATGAACTATCCTATTGTA AtctaaaaattaagaaaggaCTCGCGTTGCAAGATATTCTGACTGAATTGCATCTATTTGTACAtaaaa ATTACATACTCATAAATTTGGTGATAAAAATGGCcgaaatcgaaaaaaggaTAGCAGTCGGATGTAGCGAGGCAGTACAATTAAATGCTCTTGTGGCGGCTTTTCACCAAGCACGAGAGATAGATCTTTGA
- the LOC122630456 gene encoding replication factor C subunit 5 isoform X3 produces the protein MASDNETTTNLPWVEKYRPKKLEELISHEEILKTIKKFIDENQLPHLLLYGPPGTGKTSTILACAKKLYKPAQFNSMVLEMNASDDRGIGIVRGQILNFASTGTMYRSGFKLIILDEADAMTNDAQNALRRIIEKYTENVRFCIICNYLGKIIPALQSRCTKFRFGPLQSEQILPRLNEVIEQENLKVTDDGKQALMTLCGGDMRKVLNILQSTWLAFGSVTEETVYSCVGHPLPVDIRNITNWLLNESYELSYCKIQDLKIKKGLALQDILTELHLFVHKNYILINLVIKMAEIEKRIAVGCSEAVQLNALVAAFHQAREIDL, from the exons ATGGCTTCTGATAATGAAACGACTACGAATTTACCATG ggtTGAGAAATACCGACCTAAAAAGTTGGAAGAACTTATCTCTcatgaagaaatattaaaaacaa ttaaaaaattcattgatgAGAATCAACTTCCTCATCTTCTACTTTATGGACCACCAGGTACAGGAAAAACGAGTACTATTTTAGCTTGTGCAAAGAAACTTTACAAACCTGCTCAATTTAATTCTATG GTATTAGAAATGAATGCATCTGATGATAGAGGAATAGGTATAGTCAGAGGCCAAATTTTAAATTTTGCGAGTACGGGTACCATGTATAGATCTGGATTTAAATTGATTATTCTCGACGAAGCAGATGCAATGACAAACGACGCTCAAAATGCTCTTAGAAGAA ttaTTGAGAAGTATACAGAAAATGTAcgtttttgtattatatgtaattatcttGGTAAAATTATACCAGCTCTTCAGTCAAGATGTACTAAATTTAGATTTGGCCCTTTACAATCAGAACAAATCTTACCAAGACTAAATGAAGTTATAGAACaggaaaa TTTAAAAGTAACAGATGATGGGAAACAAGCACTAATGACATTGTGTGGTGGAGATATGAggaaagtattaaatatacttCAGAGTACTTGGTTAGCTTTTGGATCAGTTACAGAGGAAACAGTATATTCTTGTGTTGGACATCCTCTTCCAGttgatataagaaatattacaaactGGTTGTTAAATGAATCTTATGAACTATCCTATTGTA AAATACAAGAtctaaaaattaagaaaggaCTCGCGTTGCAAGATATTCTGACTGAATTGCATCTATTTGTACAtaaaa ATTACATACTCATAAATTTGGTGATAAAAATGGCcgaaatcgaaaaaaggaTAGCAGTCGGATGTAGCGAGGCAGTACAATTAAATGCTCTTGTGGCGGCTTTTCACCAAGCACGAGAGATAGATCTTTGA
- the LOC122630456 gene encoding replication factor C subunit 5 isoform X1 — MASDNETTTNLPWVEKYRPKKLEELISHEEILKTIKKFIDENQLPHLLLYGPPGTGKTSTILACAKKLYKPAQFNSMVLEMNASDDRGIGIVRGQILNFASTGTMYRSGFKLIILDEADAMTNDAQNALRRIIEKYTENVRFCIICNYLGKIIPALQSRCTKFRFGPLQSEQILPRLNEVIEQENLKVTDDGKQALMTLCGGDMRKVLNILQSTWLAFGSVTEETVYSCVGHPLPVDIRNITNWLLNESYELSYCKIQDLKIKKGLALQDILTELHLFVHKIEFPDYILINLVIKMAEIEKRIAVGCSEAVQLNALVAAFHQAREIDL, encoded by the exons ATGGCTTCTGATAATGAAACGACTACGAATTTACCATG ggtTGAGAAATACCGACCTAAAAAGTTGGAAGAACTTATCTCTcatgaagaaatattaaaaacaa ttaaaaaattcattgatgAGAATCAACTTCCTCATCTTCTACTTTATGGACCACCAGGTACAGGAAAAACGAGTACTATTTTAGCTTGTGCAAAGAAACTTTACAAACCTGCTCAATTTAATTCTATG GTATTAGAAATGAATGCATCTGATGATAGAGGAATAGGTATAGTCAGAGGCCAAATTTTAAATTTTGCGAGTACGGGTACCATGTATAGATCTGGATTTAAATTGATTATTCTCGACGAAGCAGATGCAATGACAAACGACGCTCAAAATGCTCTTAGAAGAA ttaTTGAGAAGTATACAGAAAATGTAcgtttttgtattatatgtaattatcttGGTAAAATTATACCAGCTCTTCAGTCAAGATGTACTAAATTTAGATTTGGCCCTTTACAATCAGAACAAATCTTACCAAGACTAAATGAAGTTATAGAACaggaaaa TTTAAAAGTAACAGATGATGGGAAACAAGCACTAATGACATTGTGTGGTGGAGATATGAggaaagtattaaatatacttCAGAGTACTTGGTTAGCTTTTGGATCAGTTACAGAGGAAACAGTATATTCTTGTGTTGGACATCCTCTTCCAGttgatataagaaatattacaaactGGTTGTTAAATGAATCTTATGAACTATCCTATTGTA AAATACAAGAtctaaaaattaagaaaggaCTCGCGTTGCAAGATATTCTGACTGAATTGCATCTATTTGTACAtaaaa ttgAATTCCCAGATTACATACTCATAAATTTGGTGATAAAAATGGCcgaaatcgaaaaaaggaTAGCAGTCGGATGTAGCGAGGCAGTACAATTAAATGCTCTTGTGGCGGCTTTTCACCAAGCACGAGAGATAGATCTTTGA
- the LOC122630457 gene encoding 26S proteasome non-ATPase regulatory subunit 6-like has translation MGTKSERSANDAELLRDQTPEYMLLPKMRFRLSLSEFWGDEELKNSFLDIIKRNNMAPYYQEVCQDFYWEMDANLYNEMHQVNVVTWEELEAGNTNLNIEEDTKGNWRDMLDYACKIGDTDRANSIATSIFEDTNNSSGVRAEAAFCLFRIAYFKSNVLSMGKAVKNINDLMEVSCNMGSNWCCRNKLKAYEALYCLAVRNFARAVSLLLDCIPTFESYELLPFKDIVQYTVLAGMISLSRSDLDKRFNNNGILQQSLMIECSAYMDYLNSLYDCHYADFFQHLAWIEMEMKFDPLLRPHYQYYVREMRIKAYSQLLQAYRTLSLNRMAIEFGVTEDYIEQEMARFIANGRLHCKIDKVSGTVVTVSASGCDRGQPPDASCDRGLVYQNTIKRGDMLLNRMAHRIFLQRSNAISKAITNVTHKFDYLLVLDFEATCEKNSLIVPQEIIEFPCIVLSTHDFEIKNVFHRYVKPRVNPNLTTFCTELTGIMQETVDNEPYFPIIFSQFCIWLKDNNYFDPLDKSAFVTCGNWDLKVMLPNQCAIDNLPLPKEFNQWINLKEIFCISCEYFPRNLMDMLSHLKLSMTGRLHSGINDVENMIKIIQALNNIHKAQFKITNKLDKKNIVI, from the exons atgGGTACCAAAAGTGAAAGATCGGCAAACGATGCGGAATTACTACGTGATCAAACACCAGAATATATGTTACTACCTAAAATGAGATTCAGGTTGAGTTTGAGCGAATTTTGGGGAGAtgaagaattgaaaaattccTTCTTAGATATTATAAAGCGTAACAATATGGCACCATATTACCAAGAGGTGTGTCAAGATTTCTATTGGGAAATGGATGCAAATTTGTACAATGAAATGCATCAGGTTAACGTAGTAACATGGGAAGAATTAGAAGCGGGTAATACGAATTTGAATATAGAGGAAGATACTAAAGGAAATTGGAGAGATATGCTTGATTACGCGTGTAAAATCGGTGATACCGATCGTGCTAATAGTATTGCAACTTCTATATTCGAAGATACGAATAATTCATCCGGGGTCAGAGCAGAAGCagctttctgtctttttcgaATAGCTTATTTCAAAAGTAACGTATTATCTATGGGCAAGGCAGTCAAGAATATTAACGACTTGATGGAag TATCCTGCAATATGGGTAGCAATTGGTGTTGTCGAAATAAATTGAAGGCATACGAAGCGCTCTATTGTTTAGCAGTAAGAAATTTCGCACGTGCCGTGTCTCTTTTATTAGACTGCATTCCTACCTTCGAATCGTACGAATTGTTACCATTCAAGGATATCGTACAATATACTGTCCTGGCTGGTATGATCTCTTTATCAAGATCAGACCTTGATAAACGATTCAATAATAATGGTATCCTACAACAATCTTTAATGATCGAATGTTCAGCTTACATGGATTACTTAAACAGTCTTTATGATTGTCATTACGCTGATTTCTTTCAACATCTCGCATGGATcgaaatggaaatgaaatttgatcctcttcttcgtccacATTATCAGTATTACGTTCGAGAGATGCGTATAAAAGCGTATTCGCAACTTTTACAGGCATATCGTACGCTCAGTTTAAATCGTATGGCTATCGAATTTGGTGTTACTGAGGATTATATAGAACAGGAAATGGCACGATTCATCGCGAATGGTAGATTACAttgtaaaattgataaagtTTCTGGTACTGTGGTTACCGTTAGCGCATCCGGTTGTGACAGAGGACAACCGCCTGATGCTAGCTGCGATCGAGGATTGGTTTATCaaaatacgataaaacgtGGTGATATGTTGCTTAATCG TATGGCTCATCGAATCTTTTTACAACGTTCTAATGCAATTTCAAAAGCAATAACCAACGTTACGCacaaatttgattatttgCTGGTACTTGACTTTGAAGCTACCTGTGAGAAAAACTCCTTGATAGTGCCTCAAGAGATCATTGAATTTCCTTGCATAGTATTAAGCACACACGACTTTGAAATCAAGAATGTTTTCCACCGGTATGTCAAGCCCAGGGTGAATCCTAATCTCACGACCTTCTGCACGGAATTAACTGGAATAATGCAAGAAACGGTCGACAATGAACCTTACTTTCCAATTATATTCTCTCAGTTTTGTATCTGGTTAAAGGATAATAATTACTTTGATCCACTTGATAAAAGTGCTTTTGTAACATGTGGTAATTGGGATTTAAAAGTAATGTTACCTAATCAATGTGCTATAGACAATTTACCATTACCAAAAGAATTTAATCAATGGATAaacttgaaagaaatattctgtATTTCATGTGAATATTTTCCTCGTAATTTAATGGATATGCTTTCTCATTTGAAGCTTTCAATGACTGGTAGACTACACTCTGGCATCAATGATGTAGAAAACATGATCAAAATAATCCAAGCTTTGAACAACATACATAAAGCACAATTTAAGATTACTAATAAGttggataagaaaaatattgtaatttaa